A window of Dethiosulfovibrio peptidovorans contains these coding sequences:
- a CDS encoding thiamine diphosphokinase, whose protein sequence is MVDDLMGVLSLPGLRLYFEATEEPVCVLVAGGRPPEPWWLKSVGVDRCLWAVDAGADACRSASLIPHLVVGDLDSVSSRTLEWLTEYRVLLERYSRDKDKTDFQLALERWLLHPSRTLIVSGCWGGRFDHLWAVVHDCVRVRKAKLSFVCLADEQEAMVIMGDGDRGRILPDGGFPPSILSLLPLSDYVKGVTLEGVRWPLRDATLFREFSYTVSNQPLPLWASERDKGVDVSLGEGWMGLYLAWEDVGDRIFEARRKNEEAGP, encoded by the coding sequence TTGGTCGATGATCTCATGGGGGTTTTGAGTCTTCCTGGACTGCGTCTGTATTTCGAGGCCACAGAGGAGCCTGTATGTGTCCTGGTTGCTGGAGGACGCCCCCCCGAGCCCTGGTGGCTGAAGAGTGTTGGGGTGGATCGGTGTCTTTGGGCGGTGGACGCCGGTGCCGATGCTTGTCGGTCAGCTTCCCTGATCCCTCATCTCGTCGTGGGCGACTTAGACAGCGTCTCGTCCCGTACTTTAGAGTGGTTGACGGAGTATCGTGTGCTGCTGGAACGCTATTCGAGGGATAAGGACAAAACCGATTTTCAACTGGCACTGGAGCGATGGCTCCTTCATCCGTCTCGAACGTTGATCGTTTCGGGCTGCTGGGGTGGTCGTTTTGACCACCTGTGGGCCGTGGTCCACGATTGTGTGCGGGTTCGAAAGGCCAAGCTCTCGTTTGTCTGTCTTGCTGACGAACAGGAGGCCATGGTGATCATGGGGGATGGTGATCGGGGACGTATCCTTCCCGACGGAGGATTCCCTCCGTCGATTCTCTCTTTGCTGCCTCTGTCCGATTACGTCAAAGGCGTTACTCTTGAGGGGGTTCGTTGGCCTCTGAGGGATGCTACCTTGTTTCGGGAGTTCTCCTACACGGTGAGCAACCAGCCCTTGCCCTTGTGGGCTTCGGAAAGGGACAAGGGCGTGGACGTCTCTCTGGGCGAGGGATGGATGGGGTTGTACCTGGCTTGGGAAGATGTTGGAGATAGAATTTTCGAGGCTCGAAGAAAAAATGAGGAAGCGGGCCCTTAA
- the xseB gene encoding exodeoxyribonuclease VII small subunit produces MSFSEKMMALEDIVHRLEVEALPLEDALELFEQGVNLVKDGRLFLSQAEQRISVLTEDGEQPFSIGEVPNDDR; encoded by the coding sequence ATGAGCTTTTCCGAAAAAATGATGGCTCTTGAGGATATCGTTCATCGGTTAGAGGTTGAGGCTTTGCCCCTGGAGGATGCCCTGGAGCTTTTCGAACAGGGTGTGAACTTAGTGAAGGATGGGCGGCTGTTTCTGAGCCAGGCGGAACAGCGAATCTCTGTCTTGACCGAGGACGGAGAGCAGCCCTTTTCGATTGGAGAGGTCCCGAACGATGACCGTTGA
- a CDS encoding geranyl transferase yields the protein MTVDVKAELNARKNLFEASLNEWCDCRPPAAPPRIWEAMTYSLLGGGKRLRPVLCIAAAELFGSPPKNVFPMALALEMVHTASLIHDDLPTMDDDSLRRGHPTNHVVYGEALAILAGDALLTHAFQLPLQALSGLVPAERIVAAMADFAQALGAQGICGGQVLDMEGDLSGLSDATPLVIAELKTAALIRTSLVTGAILAGADDDAQKALNRYGLELGVAFQIADDILDVVGEQESMGKSLGKDRDQNKRTFISEYGLEGARECLSRRTKNAVEYMRSFGASGTFLRELVLYLEHRTQ from the coding sequence ATGACCGTTGATGTGAAAGCTGAACTCAATGCCAGGAAAAACCTGTTCGAGGCCTCCCTGAACGAATGGTGTGACTGTCGTCCACCAGCGGCTCCGCCCCGCATCTGGGAGGCCATGACGTACTCCCTTCTGGGAGGTGGAAAACGGCTTCGGCCCGTTCTGTGTATAGCGGCGGCCGAGCTCTTTGGATCTCCCCCAAAAAACGTCTTCCCCATGGCCTTGGCTCTGGAGATGGTCCACACAGCGTCGTTGATCCACGACGACCTTCCGACTATGGACGACGACTCGCTGAGGAGAGGACACCCCACCAACCACGTGGTTTACGGGGAGGCTTTGGCTATCCTGGCGGGGGATGCTTTGTTGACTCATGCCTTTCAGTTGCCACTCCAGGCCCTGTCGGGGCTTGTTCCTGCAGAACGGATCGTCGCAGCCATGGCCGATTTTGCTCAGGCACTTGGCGCCCAGGGTATCTGCGGTGGTCAGGTTCTGGATATGGAAGGGGATCTCTCAGGATTGAGCGACGCCACACCTCTGGTCATCGCTGAACTTAAGACAGCGGCCTTGATCCGAACGTCCTTGGTCACCGGGGCTATCCTGGCCGGGGCCGACGACGATGCTCAGAAGGCACTGAACCGATATGGTTTGGAGCTCGGGGTGGCCTTCCAGATTGCCGACGACATCCTGGATGTGGTCGGGGAGCAGGAGAGCATGGGGAAATCCCTGGGGAAAGATCGGGACCAAAACAAGAGGACCTTCATCAGCGAGTATGGTCTTGAGGGTGCCAGGGAGTGCCTGTCTCGCAGGACCAAGAATGCAGTGGAGTATATGAGGTCCTTTGGGGCGTCGGGTACTTTTTTAAGGGAGTTGGT
- the rpmB gene encoding 50S ribosomal protein L28, giving the protein MSKMCDCCGKGPATGNSVSHSHRKTRRRWLPNLHSVRVDMGAGEVRRLRICSRCLRSSKVKRAL; this is encoded by the coding sequence ATGTCCAAGATGTGCGATTGCTGCGGTAAGGGCCCTGCGACGGGCAACTCCGTCAGCCATTCCCACAGGAAAACCCGTCGGCGCTGGCTCCCCAACCTCCACTCGGTGCGAGTCGATATGGGTGCCGGTGAGGTCAGAAGACTCCGTATTTGTTCTCGTTGCCTTCGATCCAGTAAGGTCAAGCGGGCCCTTTAA
- a CDS encoding cell division protein FtsK, with protein sequence MMVRREFDDPMSMNQDSNQVIIRRRKRRNPRLSVEKRRILSTRLTFLILASVLIYGILTIWVPWTGFWGRALGDWLLDTLGGSVIIPFCLGIYLLFAAGTGRSISSLPRQCGGTLLLYLAGSIMMGLMSLSGMAFRPLAPGIVGTVLASGLCYWTGALGALFIGIAITVLSAVVYEITSISPDDLKRVVQKLTLKIRSRRFRRQRQVVQEDIPVSCDDKEESGQDVSHEEPLDDKLVDEPMAFSSTESEIPVDHSFPVERSFGAESWSMREYSPVRDKKRRLEDKELDYGASERIERFRDMTPMSDSSVPDQVQEDPEPVRPRRTRFYVSGRTEIPTKNQPASETSFKPRTSVSAPSQDRVVIEEKQYVEPAPADFPPLMDAFGPKDTGAMRNDPIILRQKGLDIVTALASFGVEASLAHTVEGPTVIQYQLQLAAGVKVSKVAGLSKDIAVALAVPSLRVEAPIQGTSYIGIEVPNRKRRSVTLRSVVESQEFSSAEVQLPLPLGFRVDGSPVVVGLEELPHLLVAGTTGSGKSVFVTSCITALCATRTPQELRFILVDPKRVEMAIFEHLPHILAKPVVDPQKAVHALGWAVREMDRRYEVFARAKTRNLSGYNAKVLPKDQLPHIVIVVDELADLMLTASKDVEEFICRLAQMARATGIHLILATQRPSVNVITGLIKANIPARAAFTLPSQTDSRTIIDVTGAQQLLGKGDMLFSSTKNPKPIRIQSPFIDEDTTLQVIDSLRRTFGDPEYVEIEDQQNGRNGGEMDFANDDRLEEAVELILKSGIASASRLQRQMRVGFTRAARMIDAMEMMGIIGPQDGAKPREIYVDEAQAQRILEEHFGR encoded by the coding sequence ATGATGGTTAGGAGGGAGTTCGACGACCCCATGTCCATGAATCAAGATAGCAATCAAGTCATCATCAGAAGACGAAAGCGACGGAATCCTCGTCTTTCCGTCGAGAAACGCCGGATCCTTTCCACTCGGCTGACGTTTTTGATTCTGGCCTCAGTCCTGATCTACGGAATCCTCACAATCTGGGTACCGTGGACGGGCTTTTGGGGTCGAGCATTGGGAGACTGGCTCTTGGATACGTTGGGAGGTTCGGTGATCATTCCCTTTTGTCTGGGAATATATCTTCTCTTTGCAGCGGGGACAGGGCGCTCTATCTCATCTCTGCCAAGGCAGTGCGGGGGGACTCTTCTTTTGTATCTTGCGGGGTCCATCATGATGGGACTCATGTCCCTCTCGGGCATGGCGTTTCGTCCCTTAGCTCCCGGTATCGTCGGGACGGTTCTAGCCTCAGGTCTTTGCTACTGGACCGGTGCTTTAGGAGCCCTGTTCATAGGAATCGCCATAACGGTTCTTTCGGCCGTCGTCTATGAGATCACGAGCATTTCTCCCGATGACCTGAAACGGGTGGTACAGAAGCTTACCTTAAAGATTCGATCCAGAAGATTTCGTCGTCAGAGGCAAGTCGTTCAGGAGGATATTCCCGTCTCCTGTGACGACAAGGAGGAATCGGGTCAGGATGTTTCTCATGAAGAACCTCTGGATGATAAACTCGTTGATGAACCGATGGCTTTCTCATCTACGGAGTCGGAGATTCCTGTCGATCATTCCTTTCCGGTGGAGCGATCTTTCGGTGCCGAATCCTGGAGCATGAGGGAGTACTCTCCGGTGCGTGATAAAAAACGCAGGCTTGAGGACAAGGAGCTTGATTACGGTGCCTCTGAGAGGATTGAGAGGTTCAGGGATATGACTCCAATGTCCGACTCATCCGTTCCAGACCAGGTTCAGGAGGATCCTGAGCCTGTCAGACCAAGACGTACCAGGTTTTATGTCTCGGGGAGAACGGAGATACCGACGAAGAACCAACCTGCTTCGGAGACTTCCTTTAAACCTCGAACCAGCGTTTCAGCTCCGTCTCAAGATCGTGTGGTGATTGAGGAGAAACAATACGTGGAGCCAGCCCCTGCAGATTTTCCTCCCTTGATGGATGCCTTCGGGCCAAAGGATACCGGAGCGATGAGAAACGATCCCATCATCCTTCGACAAAAGGGACTCGATATCGTCACGGCTTTAGCCAGTTTTGGTGTGGAGGCCTCTTTAGCTCATACGGTGGAGGGACCTACAGTGATTCAGTACCAGCTTCAATTGGCTGCAGGGGTAAAGGTCAGTAAGGTGGCTGGGTTAAGCAAGGATATCGCCGTAGCCTTGGCTGTCCCCTCTTTGAGGGTTGAAGCTCCGATTCAGGGAACCTCCTACATCGGGATTGAGGTTCCTAATCGAAAACGGCGCTCAGTGACGCTTCGGTCGGTTGTGGAGTCTCAGGAGTTCTCCTCGGCGGAGGTCCAGCTGCCCCTGCCTCTGGGTTTCAGGGTCGATGGTTCGCCCGTCGTTGTCGGACTTGAAGAACTGCCCCACCTCCTGGTCGCCGGCACTACGGGATCGGGTAAGAGTGTGTTTGTGACGAGCTGTATCACAGCCCTCTGCGCGACTAGGACGCCCCAGGAACTTCGCTTCATCCTGGTTGATCCCAAGAGGGTCGAGATGGCCATTTTTGAACATCTTCCTCATATCCTGGCGAAACCCGTCGTGGACCCACAAAAGGCCGTTCATGCCCTTGGCTGGGCTGTTCGTGAGATGGATCGTCGGTACGAGGTCTTTGCCCGAGCCAAGACGCGAAACCTCTCAGGGTACAACGCTAAAGTGCTGCCGAAAGATCAATTACCCCATATCGTCATCGTGGTGGACGAACTGGCAGACCTTATGCTCACTGCGTCTAAGGATGTTGAGGAGTTCATCTGCCGGCTGGCCCAAATGGCCCGGGCAACGGGCATTCATCTTATTCTGGCGACACAGAGACCATCGGTGAACGTCATCACCGGCCTCATCAAGGCGAATATTCCTGCTCGGGCGGCCTTTACATTGCCGTCCCAGACCGACTCCCGGACTATCATCGACGTCACAGGAGCCCAGCAGCTTTTGGGGAAAGGTGACATGCTTTTTTCCAGCACAAAAAACCCTAAACCTATTCGAATTCAATCTCCGTTTATCGATGAGGATACGACCTTACAGGTCATTGACTCGCTTCGACGAACTTTCGGTGATCCCGAGTACGTGGAGATAGAGGACCAGCAGAACGGCCGAAACGGAGGCGAGATGGATTTTGCCAACGACGACCGGCTGGAGGAGGCCGTTGAGCTGATCCTGAAGAGCGGTATCGCATCAGCCAGCCGTCTTCAGAGGCAAATGCGAGTTGGGTTTACCCGAGCCGCCCGTATGATCGACGCTATGGAGATGATGGGTATCATTGGCCCTCAGGACGGTGCTAAGCCCCGGGAGATATACGTGGACGAAGCTCAGGCCCAGAGGATTCTTGAGGAGCATTTTGGTCGATGA